The segment AACGAACGGAACTCCAGGAGCCTGTCAGCGACATCTACCTCTGTTAGGTTCTCATTCTTGTGCACTTCTTCTTCCAGCCAAGCCCAGAAATGAGCTAGAGCAGCAGCATCCCTGCACAATATGTGCTTAGGACAATCTTCCACAGATAATTGAAATTCTCTAAAGACAAATTGTATTAATGGAAAGATGGTATTGCAACGAGTTCCTTTTACCTCAAGTGAGAGTTCTTCATCCCCTGTAGCTCTGCATCATTTTTAATGGCTTTTGACCAGGAAATAGGAGACTGCATGTAAATGCCAGAGGGCTTGGCGGGGTATCCACTGGAACCATCAGTGGACTTTGTCTTGGATTTTTCTTTGCTTCCGGGCTCCTTCGAATATTTCTCACACGCAGATTTGTAGGTACTAATGATAGCTACGTTGAGGGTTGATGGATCCATCAAGAGCTGAGCTCCTCGCGCTGCCAGGCTGCAGAATCTCATAGTGAGGTAAAGAACAATCACTGAAACGAATATTGGACATGGACAATCAAAATCCTTACCTATCCATTTCTTGAAGAATGGAATCATAAGGTCTAAGTTCAATCCCTGCGTTTTTCAAATGATCTTTCACCTCCGCATTTACTTTGGAATTATCTACAAAGAGCTGGGCTTGGTCAACCTCTACAATCAGATATGAGTACATAACAGGTGAATGTGGAACATCACTCCCTCTCTGCAATTCAGAAAAGGCACAATACAATATAAATACATGGGTTGCTAAGTGAAGAAAAAACTGCGGCAGATGCTGATATGGAGTGTTACCAGATTAAGCACCCATGCAATCTCATCAAGCATGGATATCACAATGGCAGATGCGCCAGCATCCATAATTGCATTTCTCAGAGACATTAATTTCGATGCCACGTCTACACCAGCATACTTCAAGTCATGTACCCTTATCTGTTTGCTTGGAGGCTTTGGCCTCGAGTCCTTCCATATTTCATCCACAAGGTTAACATTGTAGAGGTAAACCAACTCATGGTTCTTCTTTGCTATAGCCTCCTTCAGTTCCTCAGCTGCATCGGCAGAAAACAGGAACTGCTCCCTTCATGAATCCCAaagtattgtaaataaaaattataatatatattggtCATCACGCTTAAAAATAACAAGACATACTGGAAAGAAATATCCAAAAATTAATGCATAAATAAATCagaatttttcttaaaaataattagtttgtAATAATGTGCACTCTAGAACTCACTTTTAAAAACCATATTATCTGCCTCATGCGCAGAAGTTATGTTTTCTAAATTCAATGGTTCCTACTTTATCACACGGTCTATGTCAATTAATGAGAACATAAGGATAATATGGAAAAAGAAAAGCCTTAAGACGGTTTGCTTACAGGATCAATACCAACTCTTCCACCAGAAGCCAAAACATCAGCCACCCATTCACTTGCCGTAGGGACTCCCGGATTACCAGCACGCATGAGAGTCCAACTAGAGTTCAATTGCTTCTCCGCcttcgaacaaaaaaaaaagaagaaaaacattgtCCTTTTCAAATGTCTGTAAAAGATGgcaattcaaatatattttcaagtgGATGAAATGAATAATGAGCAAAACCTGAAGAAAATAGCGGCCATCTGTCCATAGAGCGGCCTTATCCTTGGTGACAACAGCCGTACCAGCACTTCCAGTAAATCCTGATATAAAAGCTCTCCTCGCATAGCACTCTGCTATAAACTCGCTCTAGCACCAATACGAAGACAAATCACACTCAAGTCATTAAATGAAACACCAACGAAGTTTATGGAACAAATATTTGATCACAGAAAAATgttcaaaacaaataacaacTCCTAAAGATCTAAGCTTTACACATACATCTCAAATAACAACACACTACTCATAGCAAGAATGCCAAGGAAACAGTGACATATGTTCATAAAAACACTTGAGCTAACTGTATGTGATAAcgtgcaaaagaaaaaaacgcaGGAAACTTAATTTCAAATCTACCAGAAACGTTCTAGTTGAAATCTCAAGCTAATCAAACTCACATAGCTACAGAAATACATACATATAAGATCTTAAGCTCCTAAAGATCTAAACTTTCACCGAGACATCTCAAATAACAACATCAGCCACAGAAGAAAcaacaaattaattaatgtcCAGAAAcaaagacatgttttttttttgggggtaaaatgttaaataacaAAGACATAATGTTCATGAAACACATTGAGCTAACTGTAATAACTGCAAAAACAGCAGGATCTAACAGAACGTTCTCTCGTTTGATTCAAGAATtggttaaaaagaaaatcaaaacctGATGAGCATCTTGTGAAGGTATGATGTAAGCATCGATCCCAGCGCCCGGCTTAGAAAACTGCTGCCGGAGCGCGCTGAGCTTCTCGTCCACAGCTACTTCGGCTCGAGCAGCCTTTCGAATCTCTTTGGAAGGCTTTGCGGTGAAGGAGGAGGAGCCGCTGCTGCTAGCTTCGCACCTTACGCCGAGAAGTTGGTTGTAAGGTAGTTTCCGGTGGATCAAAGGGAGGGAATTGAAATTGCAGAGAAAAGGAGCGTGAGAGTAACGACGGGAGGTGAAGAAAACCAGACGATTCAGGGACGGCGACGAAAGGGTTAGAGGAATCATTTCGCCGGCGATAGCAGGAAGGAGAGTAACACAACGAACGAGGAAGGAGAGATGATAATGAATTTGTGTATAGTGATAAATTGCAAACCAGTCCCCACATTATTCATAAATCTTATGTAACGTATTAATGAATGGCCCGGCCCATTATATCTGACTGTTTAAAGCAACTAAGCGACATGCTTATTTAAAGGCCCGGCCCATTACATTTGACTGTTTAAAAGCAACTAAAGCAAGAACAAAACTTTGAGCCC is part of the Raphanus sativus cultivar WK10039 chromosome 5, ASM80110v3, whole genome shotgun sequence genome and harbors:
- the LOC108863490 gene encoding aminopeptidase P2, with product MIPLTLSSPSLNRLVFFTSRRYSHAPFLCNFNSLPLIHRKLPYNQLLGVRCEASSSGSSSFTAKPSKEIRKAARAEVAVDEKLSALRQQFSKPGAGIDAYIIPSQDAHQSEFIAECYARRAFISGFTGSAGTAVVTKDKAALWTDGRYFLQAEKQLNSSWTLMRAGNPGVPTASEWVADVLASGGRVGIDPFLFSADAAEELKEAIAKKNHELVYLYNVNLVDEIWKDSRPKPPSKQIRVHDLKYAGVDVASKLMSLRNAIMDAGASAIVISMLDEIAWVLNLRGSDVPHSPVMYSYLIVEVDQAQLFVDNSKVNAEVKDHLKNAGIELRPYDSILQEMDSLAARGAQLLMDPSTLNVAIISTYKSACEKYSKEPGSKEKSKTKSTDGSSGYPAKPSGIYMQSPISWSKAIKNDAELQGMKNSHLRDAAALAHFWAWLEEEVHKNENLTEVDVADRLLEFRSLQDGFMDTSFDTISGSGANGAIIHYKPEPESCSRVDPQKLFLLDSGAQYVDGTTDITRTAHFSEPSAREKECFTRVLQGHIALDQAVFPEGTPGFVLDGFARSSLWKIGLDYRHGTGHGVGAALNVHEGPQSISFRYGNMTPIQSGMIVSNEPGYYEDHAFGIRIENLLHVKDAETPNRFGGATYLGFEKLTFFPIQTKMVDVSLLSHAEIDWLNSYHAEVWEKVSPLLEGPTQQWLWNNTRPLAKP